In one Zobellia galactanivorans genomic region, the following are encoded:
- a CDS encoding UDP-2,3-diacylglucosamine diphosphatase, producing the protein MKKRPVDIVVISDVHLGTYGCHAKELIKYLKSINPKQVVLNGDIVDIWQFNKRYWPKSHMKVVKLLMEWIAKGVQVHYITGNHDEMMRKFSGFKLGSFSIVNKLVLTVHGKQAWIFHGDVFDVTMQHSKWLAKLGAIGYDTLILINSAVNFCYKKFGRGPVSMSKKIKNSVKSAVKFINNFEQTAADIAIENDFDYVVCGHIHQPEIKSIETENGSVIYLNSGDWIENLTALEYTKGKWELYRYEDDMYLQSYNSDHNDHVDMLEKKELFQSLMSEFNDMVASKVSK; encoded by the coding sequence ATGAAAAAAAGACCTGTTGATATTGTTGTCATTTCAGACGTACACCTTGGCACCTATGGTTGCCATGCCAAAGAACTTATCAAGTACCTAAAATCTATCAACCCGAAGCAAGTAGTGCTCAACGGCGATATTGTAGATATATGGCAGTTCAACAAACGTTACTGGCCCAAATCGCACATGAAGGTGGTAAAATTGCTTATGGAGTGGATTGCCAAAGGTGTACAGGTACACTACATTACCGGCAACCATGATGAAATGATGCGTAAATTTTCCGGATTTAAGCTTGGCTCCTTCAGTATCGTCAATAAACTGGTCTTAACGGTACATGGCAAGCAGGCCTGGATCTTTCACGGCGATGTTTTTGATGTTACCATGCAGCATTCGAAATGGTTGGCAAAGTTGGGGGCCATTGGATACGATACCCTCATACTCATCAATAGCGCCGTAAATTTCTGCTATAAAAAATTTGGAAGGGGTCCTGTTTCCATGTCCAAAAAAATAAAGAACAGTGTAAAATCGGCAGTAAAGTTTATCAACAACTTCGAACAAACCGCTGCGGATATTGCCATAGAAAACGATTTTGATTACGTCGTATGTGGCCATATTCACCAACCCGAGATCAAATCCATAGAAACCGAAAACGGTTCGGTAATCTACTTAAATTCGGGAGATTGGATCGAAAACCTTACCGCACTTGAATACACCAAAGGCAAATGGGAGCTATACAGGTACGAAGACGACATGTACCTTCAATCCTACAATTCAGACCATAACGACCATGTTGATATGCTGGAAAAAAAAGAACTTTTCCAGAGCCTTATGTCAGAGTTCAACGATATGGTCGCATCAAAAGTAAGTAAATGA
- the pbfA gene encoding (R)-1-hydroxy-2-aminoethylphosphonate ammonia-lyase, with the protein MHPNKKIKPNKRTEGDINYTPARQAWLDHAIDESTKVLLEKDARYFFHQALSSPCLDVLKNCEGPYIENLSGKKYLDFHGNNVHQLGFSHPKLVQRLTEQLQSLTFSTRRYTNETAINFAEKLASLLPSDLNRTLMTPNGSAAIGIALKLARAVTGKFKVVSFWDSFHGASLDAISVGGESVFREHMGPMMPGVERIPPPVTYRGIYENNESKCLEYLEYVFAKEGDIGAFLAETVRNTDVQVPSKAFWKEARKLCDRYGVLLILDEIPIALGRTGKMFAFEHYNIEPDILCLGKGLGGGIFPQAAIVARDSYNKFSDISLGHYTHEKSPLGAAAALTTLEIIEEEGLLSKVKKDKDFMYQEMNRLQAKHDIIGDVRGLGLLWGIELVKNHTTKKKAIHEAEKVMYECLKNGLSFKVSAGNVLQLAPALTISEDKLKEAIQIVDNSLTSLNL; encoded by the coding sequence ATGCATCCGAATAAAAAAATCAAACCCAACAAAAGAACCGAGGGCGATATTAATTACACCCCTGCCAGACAGGCTTGGTTAGACCACGCAATCGATGAAAGTACAAAAGTCCTCCTTGAAAAAGATGCCCGTTATTTTTTTCACCAAGCCCTATCATCTCCCTGTCTCGACGTACTTAAAAACTGTGAGGGGCCCTATATAGAAAACCTTTCCGGTAAAAAATATCTTGATTTTCATGGCAATAACGTACATCAGTTGGGGTTTTCACACCCCAAACTCGTACAGCGCCTTACCGAACAACTGCAATCACTGACCTTTTCTACCCGGCGTTATACCAATGAAACGGCCATTAATTTTGCCGAGAAACTGGCCTCGCTTTTGCCATCGGATCTCAACCGCACACTTATGACCCCCAATGGTAGTGCCGCCATTGGCATCGCCCTTAAACTGGCACGGGCGGTCACCGGTAAATTCAAGGTAGTTTCATTTTGGGATTCCTTTCACGGTGCCTCTTTAGATGCCATAAGCGTAGGTGGGGAATCTGTTTTTCGCGAGCACATGGGGCCGATGATGCCCGGGGTCGAACGTATACCGCCACCAGTGACCTACCGTGGTATCTATGAAAACAACGAATCTAAATGCCTAGAATATCTAGAGTATGTATTTGCAAAGGAAGGCGATATAGGGGCCTTCTTGGCCGAGACCGTACGGAATACCGATGTACAGGTTCCCTCCAAAGCTTTTTGGAAAGAAGCCCGCAAACTTTGTGATAGATATGGCGTGCTATTGATTTTAGACGAAATCCCCATAGCCCTGGGCCGGACCGGAAAAATGTTCGCTTTTGAACATTACAACATAGAACCGGACATACTTTGTTTGGGAAAAGGCCTTGGAGGTGGTATCTTTCCTCAGGCCGCCATCGTTGCCCGTGATTCCTATAATAAATTCAGTGATATTTCCTTGGGCCATTACACCCATGAAAAGAGCCCCCTTGGAGCTGCTGCAGCTTTGACAACCCTAGAAATCATCGAAGAAGAAGGACTGCTGAGCAAAGTGAAAAAAGATAAGGACTTCATGTACCAAGAAATGAACAGGCTTCAAGCAAAGCATGATATTATAGGCGATGTTCGCGGCTTAGGACTACTCTGGGGCATTGAACTCGTAAAGAACCATACGACCAAAAAGAAAGCTATACACGAAGCGGAGAAAGTTATGTACGAATGTCTAAAAAACGGACTTAGTTTTAAGGTCTCGGCCGGTAACGTACTCCAACTGGCCCCAGCCCTCACTATTTCCGAAGATAAGCTTAAAGAGGCCATTCAAATTGTCGATAATTCCCTTACTTCGCTAAACCTTTAA
- a CDS encoding glycosyltransferase family protein, with protein sequence MKVLYAIQGTGNGHLSRARDIIPALMKKNIELDILVSGTQADIKLPFPVKYQLSGWSFIFGKKGGVDMWSTYLKTNSARIKKEIKSVPVAAYDLVINDFEPISAWACKTKNLPCVALSHQAAVLSRYAPKPKKNDPIGKIILEKYAPSTTQYGFHFKSYDERIFTPIIRQDVRSTTRTSGEHYTVYLPSYSDEKLLHMLSQIKAVKWQVFSKHNQKEIFSNNITISPITNEAFIKSMASSKGVLCGAGFETPAEALHMQKKLLVIPMKGQYEQQCNAAALKEMGVPVIKSLKMKHLDKIKDWVDTEVRLDVHYPDITDEIIESVLQESLTVQKNRPL encoded by the coding sequence ATGAAAGTACTCTACGCCATACAAGGCACGGGAAATGGGCATTTGAGCAGGGCTCGCGACATCATTCCCGCCTTAATGAAAAAGAATATAGAACTAGATATACTGGTCAGTGGCACCCAAGCCGATATTAAACTTCCCTTTCCCGTAAAATACCAGCTAAGCGGATGGAGTTTTATATTCGGAAAAAAAGGTGGCGTTGATATGTGGAGCACCTATCTAAAGACAAATTCCGCCAGGATAAAGAAGGAAATAAAAAGCGTTCCGGTGGCGGCATATGATTTGGTCATCAACGATTTTGAACCCATTTCGGCATGGGCCTGCAAGACCAAGAACCTTCCTTGTGTGGCATTGAGCCACCAGGCGGCCGTTTTATCTCGCTATGCCCCCAAACCGAAGAAAAACGACCCTATAGGTAAGATCATACTCGAAAAATACGCACCGTCAACTACCCAATACGGATTCCATTTTAAATCTTATGACGAACGTATATTTACCCCGATCATCAGACAAGATGTTAGGTCCACTACCCGCACCTCGGGAGAACACTACACCGTTTACCTTCCCTCGTACAGCGATGAGAAACTCCTCCATATGCTCTCTCAAATAAAGGCTGTAAAATGGCAGGTATTCTCTAAGCACAACCAAAAAGAGATTTTTTCGAACAATATTACCATTAGCCCCATTACCAATGAGGCGTTTATAAAAAGTATGGCAAGCAGCAAGGGGGTGCTTTGCGGCGCAGGTTTTGAGACCCCGGCCGAAGCCTTACATATGCAGAAGAAACTTTTGGTCATCCCCATGAAAGGTCAATATGAACAGCAGTGCAATGCCGCCGCCCTAAAAGAAATGGGGGTTCCGGTAATCAAATCACTAAAGATGAAGCATCTTGACAAGATAAAAGATTGGGTAGACACCGAAGTCAGGTTAGATGTGCACTACCCCGATATTACCGATGAAATAATAGAATCGGTATTACAAGAATCGTTAACGGTTCAAAAAAACAGACCTCTTTAA
- a CDS encoding SusD/RagB family nutrient-binding outer membrane lipoprotein, which produces MKTSKIIAIIFITGLNLLGCTDDFEEINSNPNAPEAVSANLLTATATSEIVRTLTQEGYSDGNTITQLMAKNNFPGFGQFEWGDQGLWNFFYQILPEVNDILEISRTEGTKNSTYEGIALSLRALCFANLTDLYNNVPYTEALVGKSEGVFTPKYDDQETIYNGILADLAEADAVLSKGQPITGATGDVIYDGDASKWRKLANSLRLRYLLRISKQRDVSAEMQAIVNDGNYITTNDDNATLTFSGTSNTDSWPESTGRIGGFDEKSLCTTGLEYLTRFNDPRLDIWFDRNSNGEYVGIPIGLNQDNARAYDDANSPSRLDVELFYFSRTEAEAFVIKSSEVYFILAEAAERGFISGDAETFYNEGIRQSMKYWGVTDDAVIDTYLAQPSVAYNGSVELLMTQKTLALWNVDYQGWFDYRRTGLPALEAGPDNENQGRYPVRFLYPSSEQTLNGVNYKAAVESIGGDNINSKGWWETGSRY; this is translated from the coding sequence ATGAAAACATCAAAAATAATAGCGATAATTTTTATCACGGGGTTAAACCTACTTGGTTGTACCGATGATTTTGAAGAAATAAACTCAAACCCCAACGCCCCTGAGGCAGTAAGCGCAAATCTGCTTACGGCTACGGCTACTTCTGAAATAGTACGTACCTTGACCCAAGAAGGGTATTCTGACGGAAACACCATTACCCAGCTCATGGCAAAAAACAACTTTCCAGGTTTTGGCCAATTTGAATGGGGAGATCAAGGACTGTGGAACTTCTTTTATCAGATTTTACCGGAGGTGAACGATATTTTGGAAATATCGAGGACAGAAGGCACTAAGAACAGTACCTATGAAGGTATAGCCTTATCGTTAAGGGCACTTTGCTTTGCCAATTTAACGGATCTTTATAACAACGTTCCATATACGGAAGCCCTTGTAGGTAAATCCGAGGGTGTTTTTACCCCCAAATATGATGACCAAGAAACTATTTACAATGGTATACTTGCTGATTTAGCCGAAGCCGATGCGGTTTTGTCCAAAGGTCAACCCATAACCGGAGCTACCGGCGATGTGATATACGATGGGGATGCCTCCAAATGGAGAAAACTGGCAAATTCCCTGCGATTGCGTTACTTATTGCGCATCTCCAAACAAAGGGATGTATCCGCAGAAATGCAGGCCATTGTTAACGACGGCAACTACATTACCACAAACGACGACAACGCGACCCTTACCTTTAGCGGCACCTCGAATACAGATTCCTGGCCCGAAAGCACAGGACGTATCGGTGGTTTTGACGAAAAAAGTTTGTGTACTACAGGGCTGGAATATCTGACCCGTTTCAACGACCCTAGATTGGATATTTGGTTTGACCGCAATAGCAATGGCGAGTATGTTGGCATACCCATTGGACTGAACCAAGATAATGCCAGGGCTTACGATGATGCAAATAGCCCTAGCCGATTGGATGTTGAATTGTTCTACTTCTCCAGAACCGAAGCCGAGGCTTTCGTTATAAAAAGCTCCGAGGTTTATTTTATTTTGGCCGAAGCAGCGGAAAGAGGGTTCATTTCAGGTGATGCCGAAACATTTTATAATGAAGGCATCCGACAAAGTATGAAATACTGGGGCGTAACCGATGATGCCGTAATCGATACTTATTTGGCCCAACCTTCCGTAGCATACAATGGAAGCGTAGAATTGCTAATGACCCAAAAAACACTGGCCCTATGGAACGTCGATTACCAAGGTTGGTTCGATTATAGAAGAACTGGTCTACCTGCACTCGAGGCCGGACCTGACAACGAGAACCAAGGTCGTTACCCTGTTCGATTTTTATATCCTTCTAGCGAACAAACACTCAACGGGGTCAATTACAAAGCTGCAGTTGAAAGCATCGGTGGAGATAACATTAATTCCAAAGGATGGTGGGAAACCGGAAGCCGCTATTAA
- a CDS encoding sulfatase-like hydrolase/transferase: MKKLIFCLFGLLFVNAQAQESDTKVILITLDGLRWQELFSGADPLLVSNRAYVHDTTALKSRFWKPTPQERRKALMPFVWNTLSQKGQIHGNRNLGSKVDLTNRMWFSYPGYNEILTGKADDKRINSNDKIPNPNTTILEIAHSDERYKNKVAAFGSWDVFPFIVNEERSGVPVNAGFEIAKGDQLSEREKFLNELQPKVPSPWGTVRLDAFTHYYAIEHMKKNHPQLTYIAYGETDDFAHDGNYEAYLTSAHNTDALLKNLYDFTQQDPFYKDKTLFIITTDHGRGTQPLETWKSHGDKIKGAGQVWMILFGKGVSAHGEISSPKQLYSNQIAPTVLKALDLKTEAPNMPGKVLSLNKD; encoded by the coding sequence ATGAAAAAACTGATATTCTGTCTTTTTGGACTTCTTTTTGTAAATGCCCAAGCTCAAGAGAGCGATACAAAAGTGATATTGATTACTTTGGATGGACTACGATGGCAAGAACTCTTTTCCGGAGCGGATCCCCTTTTGGTGTCAAACCGCGCCTACGTTCACGATACCACGGCATTGAAATCCCGATTTTGGAAACCAACGCCCCAAGAAAGAAGAAAGGCCTTAATGCCCTTTGTTTGGAATACCCTCTCGCAAAAAGGACAAATACATGGCAATCGAAACCTCGGGAGTAAGGTAGACCTTACCAACCGAATGTGGTTTTCATATCCGGGCTACAATGAAATATTGACCGGAAAGGCCGATGATAAACGCATAAACAGTAACGACAAAATTCCCAATCCCAACACCACCATTCTTGAAATCGCCCATTCGGATGAGCGCTATAAGAACAAAGTCGCCGCTTTTGGCAGTTGGGATGTTTTTCCTTTCATCGTAAACGAAGAACGTTCCGGGGTACCGGTAAATGCCGGATTTGAAATTGCCAAAGGCGATCAGCTCAGCGAGCGCGAAAAATTCTTGAACGAACTACAGCCAAAGGTCCCCAGCCCATGGGGCACCGTTCGTTTGGATGCATTTACCCACTATTATGCTATTGAGCATATGAAGAAAAACCACCCCCAATTAACTTATATCGCCTATGGGGAAACCGATGACTTTGCCCATGACGGCAATTACGAAGCCTACTTGACATCGGCCCATAACACCGACGCCCTGCTCAAAAACCTGTACGATTTCACTCAACAAGACCCTTTCTACAAAGACAAGACCCTCTTTATAATCACTACAGACCACGGAAGGGGCACCCAACCTTTGGAAACTTGGAAAAGCCACGGCGACAAAATAAAAGGTGCCGGACAGGTATGGATGATTTTATTTGGAAAAGGCGTTTCCGCCCATGGTGAAATCTCAAGTCCGAAACAACTATACAGCAACCAGATAGCACCAACGGTTCTAAAGGCTTTGGACCTTAAAACCGAAGCGCCGAACATGCCCGGAAAAGTCCTATCCTTAAACAAAGATTGA
- a CDS encoding ComEC/Rec2 family competence protein, whose protein sequence is MKFLNFCFITLFSLGTTVCAQQNGNELTPWKYGMLDIHHINTGRGDAAFFILPDGTTLLIDAGDLSETHARTLSARNAKRVPNNSKSAPEWIVDYIGQFAPKGKILQLDYALITHYHDDHFGEMDANRKLIKEGDYALTGITEVGHHIPIKTLLDRGSHFPIDLKDTEIQKEINKNDAYGMIPTLQNYWKFISHQTKTTGLQHKIFEAGQVNQIALKTQAKDFPDFNIRNIAVNGHIWTGRSNETFSLFKKGEYSGENPLSTCLKISYGDFDYFTGGDISGIDAFGGTDITSLESNIAPIIGAVDVATLNHHGNRDSQNSFYVRSLRPRVWIQQNWSSDHPGEEVLRRITSRELYPGERDVFSTAMLQANKDVIGERLDQYKSQNGHVVLRVEKGGESYRIFILNDTSETREVVSEHGPYASE, encoded by the coding sequence ATGAAGTTTCTCAATTTTTGTTTTATAACACTGTTTTCGCTGGGTACTACAGTTTGTGCCCAGCAAAATGGCAATGAACTGACTCCCTGGAAATATGGCATGCTAGACATACACCATATCAACACAGGCAGGGGCGATGCCGCTTTTTTCATTCTTCCGGACGGCACAACCCTTTTGATAGACGCTGGAGACCTATCTGAGACCCATGCCCGGACCCTTTCCGCCAGAAATGCCAAACGGGTACCTAATAATTCTAAATCGGCTCCGGAATGGATTGTTGACTATATTGGGCAATTCGCTCCAAAAGGCAAAATCCTACAACTCGATTACGCCCTCATCACCCATTACCATGATGATCATTTCGGGGAAATGGATGCCAATCGAAAACTAATAAAAGAAGGGGATTACGCCCTGACTGGAATAACCGAAGTAGGCCACCACATCCCCATTAAAACCCTTCTAGACCGCGGAAGCCATTTTCCTATCGACCTCAAGGATACTGAAATCCAAAAGGAAATCAATAAAAACGATGCCTATGGAATGATTCCCACGCTTCAAAACTACTGGAAGTTCATTTCCCATCAAACAAAGACCACCGGACTCCAACATAAAATATTTGAAGCGGGTCAAGTGAACCAGATCGCCCTTAAAACACAAGCCAAAGATTTTCCAGATTTCAATATTCGAAACATTGCGGTTAACGGCCACATATGGACGGGCCGTTCAAACGAAACCTTTTCACTGTTCAAAAAGGGCGAATATTCTGGTGAGAACCCCTTAAGCACTTGCCTTAAAATCAGTTATGGCGATTTCGACTATTTTACCGGAGGGGATATCAGCGGTATTGACGCTTTTGGCGGCACCGATATTACTTCATTAGAGTCTAACATTGCCCCTATCATCGGCGCTGTTGATGTGGCCACCTTAAACCACCATGGCAATCGCGATTCCCAAAATAGCTTTTACGTACGAAGCTTAAGGCCCCGGGTCTGGATACAACAAAATTGGTCTAGCGACCATCCGGGCGAAGAAGTCTTACGCCGGATTACATCTAGGGAACTCTATCCGGGTGAGCGGGATGTTTTCAGTACGGCAATGCTGCAAGCCAACAAAGATGTCATCGGAGAGCGACTTGACCAATATAAAAGTCAAAACGGCCACGTAGTCTTACGGGTTGAAAAAGGAGGGGAATCTTATAGAATATTTATTTTGAACGATACTTCAGAAACGCGGGAAGTTGTATCAGAACACGGTCCTTATGCATCCGAATAA
- a CDS encoding alkaline phosphatase family protein yields the protein MKLLKSLIRVLTLCGICSHYATAQEAPNLGIEHVVVIGFDGLSPDGLQNAHTPTFDKLMQEGAYSLHARAVLPTSSSSNWASMIMGAGPEQHGITSNAWERDNFTLSAVTQSEEFIFPTIFQLTHDQIASAEIGSIYHWGGFGRLFEKSAVDYDVNPETEDETAVLASAYIKSKKPKLTFIHFDHVDHAGHEFGHGTPHYYESVEKADALLKQVITAIKQADLADKTLVIVSADHGGLGKGHGGESLKEIEIPFIVWGKGVKQNHKITHPVYQYDNAATVAFALGIKTPHAWIGKPIISAFQGHEIKDGYTVLEQFKEPLISPKAEGYKKAGGVFVEKASLKIENPNVTGVIRYTLDGSLPTKTSKSYEKTIPLTQNTVVKSAMFRGGKINSPVAEAFFRIQPKTLSKPVKYELFYMDKLLFLPALGEKKPNATGNTFEITSDEIKDKVKSNTVVRFTSYIQVKENSNYRFYLRSDDGSQLFIDNQLIVDNDGDHGVKTKDGQINLKPGKHAIKVLWFNGGGDGWLDVFVEEGDAAKQILTPPLLTTD from the coding sequence ATGAAACTACTAAAATCGCTTATTCGTGTTTTAACGCTCTGTGGAATATGTTCCCACTACGCAACGGCACAAGAAGCACCAAACCTCGGCATCGAACACGTAGTGGTCATAGGTTTTGACGGACTGAGTCCAGACGGACTGCAAAATGCACATACCCCGACTTTTGATAAACTCATGCAAGAAGGCGCCTATTCCTTGCATGCCAGGGCAGTGCTTCCTACGAGTTCAAGTTCCAACTGGGCCTCAATGATCATGGGTGCCGGCCCCGAACAACACGGTATTACCTCCAACGCTTGGGAACGCGATAATTTTACCCTTTCGGCGGTAACACAAAGCGAAGAGTTTATCTTTCCGACCATTTTTCAATTGACCCACGACCAAATAGCCTCCGCTGAAATAGGAAGCATTTATCATTGGGGCGGTTTTGGAAGGTTGTTCGAGAAAAGTGCGGTTGATTATGACGTGAACCCGGAAACGGAAGACGAAACGGCTGTTTTGGCCAGCGCCTACATTAAAAGTAAAAAACCAAAACTGACCTTCATCCATTTTGACCATGTAGACCATGCGGGTCACGAATTTGGCCATGGCACACCGCACTATTACGAATCGGTCGAAAAGGCCGATGCCCTTTTGAAACAAGTCATCACGGCCATAAAACAGGCCGATTTAGCGGATAAAACCTTGGTCATCGTAAGTGCCGACCACGGAGGCTTGGGGAAAGGCCACGGAGGCGAATCGCTCAAAGAAATCGAAATTCCGTTTATCGTTTGGGGAAAAGGGGTGAAGCAAAACCATAAAATCACCCATCCGGTATACCAATACGACAACGCTGCCACGGTAGCCTTTGCCCTCGGAATCAAAACTCCACATGCATGGATAGGAAAACCTATTATATCGGCCTTTCAAGGTCATGAAATAAAAGATGGCTATACCGTTCTTGAGCAGTTCAAGGAACCTCTTATTTCCCCTAAGGCGGAAGGCTATAAAAAAGCGGGCGGAGTTTTCGTCGAAAAGGCTTCCCTGAAAATCGAAAACCCCAATGTAACGGGAGTGATCCGGTATACGCTTGACGGTTCATTGCCCACAAAAACTTCCAAATCTTACGAAAAGACTATCCCGCTAACCCAAAATACGGTAGTAAAAAGTGCGATGTTCAGAGGTGGAAAAATTAATAGTCCGGTAGCAGAGGCCTTTTTCAGAATACAACCCAAAACCCTATCAAAACCCGTAAAATACGAGCTTTTTTACATGGACAAGCTTTTGTTTTTACCTGCCTTGGGCGAAAAAAAACCAAATGCAACGGGCAACACCTTCGAAATAACCTCAGATGAAATAAAAGACAAGGTCAAGAGCAATACCGTAGTAAGGTTCACCTCGTATATCCAGGTGAAAGAAAACAGCAATTATAGGTTCTACCTTCGCTCAGATGATGGAAGCCAACTCTTTATTGACAACCAACTGATAGTGGATAATGATGGGGATCATGGTGTCAAGACGAAAGATGGCCAAATCAACCTAAAACCAGGCAAGCACGCCATTAAAGTACTTTGGTTCAATGGTGGGGGCGATGGTTGGTTGGATGTTTTTGTAGAAGAAGGCGATGCTGCCAAACAAATACTTACCCCTCCCTTATTAACCACCGATTAA
- a CDS encoding fibronectin type III domain-containing protein yields MLFTLVHGQKVQSSLLVSPYLQDATPNSIKIMWQTSSGEESIVEWGTTQKLGKKTKGKAFDVNFTDSRIHEVQLENLKRFTTYFYRVRTGKTVSDIFQFKTPPFASDNQSFNMLAMSDIQKDHLNPDKFSEIVNEGILPYIKTEYGKELTDNLALVLVPGDLVENGTKYDQWKDDFFAPAQKLFSEVPVYPVLGNHEKNSAYYFKYFSLPKNGTPAYAEHWWYKDYGNTRIIGLNSNEGYRDIEQQYTWLKEVLAEAAKTPDIDFVFAQLHHPHKSELWIPGEEESTGKVIKLLEDFTTKTGKPSIHFFGHTHGYSRGQSKDHKHLWVNVASAGGAIDNWGEFEGRDYDEFTVTQDEYGFVMVEVDATEGRPKFTLKRISRGNENISRSNEKTDEITIFAKSHKPETPEAISPKGENIAFTGTTLKAGGFASSFEGAYHAATHWQIATNADFSDLILDSWKQSENWYYLENRQEGDDLTDEASKRLKPDTTYFWRVRYRDQHLNWSDWSNTLTFKTNTP; encoded by the coding sequence ATGCTCTTTACGCTAGTACATGGGCAAAAAGTCCAATCTAGCTTATTGGTATCTCCGTACTTACAAGACGCCACCCCAAATTCCATCAAAATAATGTGGCAAACCTCTAGTGGGGAAGAGAGTATCGTAGAGTGGGGCACGACCCAGAAACTGGGAAAAAAAACAAAGGGCAAAGCCTTCGACGTCAACTTTACCGATTCTAGAATACACGAAGTTCAACTAGAAAACCTTAAAAGGTTTACCACCTATTTTTACCGTGTACGCACCGGAAAAACGGTATCGGACATCTTTCAGTTCAAGACTCCCCCTTTTGCAAGCGACAACCAATCGTTCAATATGCTTGCCATGAGCGATATACAAAAAGACCACTTGAATCCTGATAAGTTTTCAGAAATCGTAAACGAGGGTATTCTTCCCTATATTAAAACGGAGTACGGCAAAGAACTTACCGATAACCTCGCATTGGTTTTAGTGCCTGGCGACCTTGTGGAAAACGGCACCAAATACGACCAGTGGAAAGACGACTTCTTTGCCCCGGCACAAAAACTGTTCTCGGAGGTTCCCGTTTACCCCGTACTGGGCAACCATGAAAAAAATTCGGCCTATTACTTCAAATACTTCAGCCTGCCAAAAAATGGAACACCTGCCTATGCCGAACACTGGTGGTATAAAGATTATGGCAATACGCGCATCATCGGCCTGAATTCCAACGAAGGCTACCGAGATATAGAACAACAATACACCTGGTTGAAGGAGGTTTTGGCAGAAGCCGCCAAAACCCCCGATATCGACTTTGTATTCGCCCAATTACACCATCCGCATAAATCGGAATTATGGATACCCGGAGAAGAGGAATCTACCGGAAAAGTAATTAAGCTCCTTGAAGATTTCACCACAAAAACCGGCAAACCCAGTATTCACTTCTTCGGACACACCCATGGCTATTCGCGAGGGCAATCGAAAGACCACAAACACCTTTGGGTAAATGTTGCTTCGGCCGGTGGTGCTATAGACAACTGGGGCGAATTTGAGGGTCGCGATTACGACGAATTTACCGTAACCCAAGATGAATATGGCTTTGTCATGGTAGAGGTAGATGCCACCGAGGGCCGTCCTAAATTCACTTTAAAACGAATAAGCAGGGGCAATGAAAACATCTCAAGATCCAACGAAAAGACCGATGAAATCACCATTTTCGCCAAAAGCCACAAGCCCGAAACGCCCGAAGCCATTTCCCCCAAGGGAGAAAACATCGCATTTACCGGAACCACACTTAAAGCCGGCGGTTTCGCCAGTTCATTTGAGGGAGCCTATCATGCCGCAACGCATTGGCAAATTGCTACCAATGCCGATTTTTCAGATTTGATCTTAGATAGTTGGAAACAGTCAGAAAATTGGTATTATCTTGAAAATAGACAAGAAGGTGACGACCTTACCGATGAAGCTTCTAAAAGACTAAAGCCAGACACAACCTATTTCTGGCGCGTTCGTTATCGTGACCAGCACCTGAATTGGAGCGACTGGTCGAACACCTTAACCTTTAAAACCAACACCCCATGA